One Paraburkholderia flagellata genomic window carries:
- a CDS encoding DUF3311 domain-containing protein: MKTRLTLLLIATPIVAALCVPLYNRLTPTLGGWPFFYWWQTGCVLGGALLTGAAYLLDAPAVRKAGARSNGDAA; the protein is encoded by the coding sequence ATGAAAACCCGACTGACACTGCTGCTGATCGCCACACCAATTGTCGCGGCGTTGTGCGTACCCCTCTATAACCGGCTGACGCCGACGCTTGGCGGCTGGCCTTTCTTCTACTGGTGGCAGACAGGCTGCGTCCTGGGCGGCGCCCTGCTGACGGGCGCAGCGTACCTGCTGGACGCGCCGGCCGTGCGCAAGGCCGGCGCGCGGTCGAACGGGGATGCAGCATGA
- a CDS encoding MBL fold metallo-hydrolase → MFPQVQSFHDAVTGTVSHIVYAGAGSPCAVIDPVLDYDAVSGRTSKGSLGRIVAFIGEQQLSVAWILETHVHADHLSGAVELQCKTGGKIAIGARIADVRSLFSATFDLSGSHGFDHLFAPDEMFAIGALQARAIPTPGHTPADSAYLIGDALFVGDTLFMPDLGTARCDFPGGDACVLYASIKQLLALPETTRVFVCHDYPPAGRDVRVCTTIAEQRRDNIHVRDGISESDFVAMRRARDHTLKLPALLFPAMQVNLRGGRLPERESNGRRYLKVPLDERLLTGDVS, encoded by the coding sequence ATGTTTCCTCAGGTTCAATCGTTTCACGACGCAGTGACGGGCACCGTCAGTCATATCGTTTACGCCGGCGCGGGTTCGCCTTGTGCGGTGATCGACCCCGTACTCGACTATGATGCCGTCTCAGGACGCACATCGAAGGGCTCGCTCGGTCGCATCGTGGCATTTATCGGCGAGCAGCAATTGAGCGTTGCCTGGATTCTCGAGACGCATGTGCATGCGGACCACCTTTCGGGCGCCGTCGAACTCCAGTGCAAGACCGGAGGCAAAATTGCAATCGGCGCCCGGATCGCTGACGTGCGCTCGCTGTTCTCTGCAACATTCGATCTCAGCGGCAGCCACGGCTTCGATCACCTGTTCGCCCCCGATGAAATGTTCGCGATCGGCGCATTGCAGGCGCGCGCCATTCCCACGCCCGGCCACACACCCGCCGACTCCGCGTATCTCATAGGCGATGCGCTCTTCGTGGGCGACACTTTGTTCATGCCCGACCTGGGCACGGCGCGCTGCGATTTTCCGGGCGGCGATGCATGCGTGCTTTACGCTTCGATCAAACAGCTGCTGGCACTACCCGAAACGACCCGCGTTTTCGTCTGTCATGACTATCCGCCTGCGGGGCGCGACGTGCGTGTCTGCACAACCATTGCCGAGCAGCGGCGCGACAACATTCATGTGCGCGATGGGATCAGCGAAAGTGACTTCGTCGCCATGCGAAGGGCAAGAGATCACACGCTGAAATTGCCTGCGTTGCTGTTTCCGGCAATGCAGGTGAACCTACGGGGAGGTCGTTTGCCCGAGCGTGAATCCAACGGCCGGCGCTATCTGAAGGTTCCCCTCGACGAGCGGCTGCTCACTGGGGATGTGTCGTGA
- the mctP gene encoding monocarboxylate uptake permease MctP codes for MRTTPVVIFVALLALVSVLGVVASRWRRGDLGAIDEWGLAGRRFGTLMSWFLIGGDLYTAYTFVAVPALVFAAGAMGFFAVPYTVVAFALGFLVLPRLWRVAREHGHVTVADYIEQRFNSRPLALAIALTGLLATLPYIALQLVGIQVTLGALGFPTHGWTGELPLFVAFGVLAVYTWSSGLRAPAMIAIVKDLLIYATIIGALIVIPPQLGGFAHLFAALPPAKLLLKAPDATSLNGYSSYATLALGSALALLLYPHSMTATLSASSEGAIRRNMALLPAWSLLLAFVALLGVMALAAGVGSMPEFAGQFRQYGPNFAVFALFLHYFPSWFVGVAFAAIGIGALVPAAIMSIAAANLFTRNVWRPFLAHRCTAAREARVAKQASLFVKFGALGFVLFMPAQFAIQLQLLGGVWITQTLPAVVLGLFVPAVRARSLMAGWVIGLGTGTWMVAQSGFRSAIYTIHLGALEMPVYVAVMALLANFSVVLLSSAILTKSQEKGVEGDLQS; via the coding sequence ATGAGGACGACGCCCGTGGTTATCTTCGTGGCGCTATTGGCGCTCGTCAGCGTGCTTGGCGTGGTCGCGTCGCGATGGCGGCGCGGCGACCTCGGCGCGATTGACGAATGGGGACTTGCGGGGCGGCGCTTCGGCACGCTCATGAGCTGGTTTCTGATTGGCGGCGATCTATACACGGCCTATACCTTCGTTGCCGTGCCCGCGTTGGTGTTTGCTGCTGGCGCGATGGGCTTCTTCGCAGTTCCATACACCGTCGTCGCGTTCGCGCTTGGCTTTCTCGTTTTGCCGCGCCTGTGGCGCGTCGCGCGGGAGCACGGCCACGTGACCGTCGCCGACTATATCGAACAGCGCTTCAACAGCAGACCGCTTGCACTCGCCATTGCATTGACGGGCCTGCTCGCGACCCTGCCCTATATCGCGCTGCAACTGGTGGGCATTCAGGTCACGCTTGGCGCGCTCGGTTTCCCGACGCATGGCTGGACCGGCGAGTTGCCGCTCTTCGTGGCGTTCGGCGTGCTCGCGGTCTACACGTGGTCGAGCGGCTTGCGCGCACCCGCGATGATCGCCATCGTCAAGGATCTGCTGATCTACGCAACGATCATCGGCGCGCTAATCGTTATCCCGCCGCAACTGGGCGGATTCGCTCACCTGTTCGCCGCGTTGCCGCCTGCGAAGCTGCTGCTGAAAGCGCCGGACGCCACGAGTCTCAACGGGTATTCGTCTTATGCAACGCTTGCGCTCGGATCCGCGCTCGCGTTGCTGCTGTATCCGCATTCGATGACGGCTACGCTTTCCGCCTCATCTGAGGGCGCAATCCGCCGCAACATGGCACTCTTGCCCGCCTGGTCGTTGCTGCTTGCCTTTGTTGCGCTGCTCGGCGTGATGGCGCTCGCGGCCGGTGTCGGTTCGATGCCCGAATTCGCAGGGCAGTTCAGACAGTACGGCCCGAACTTCGCGGTATTCGCGCTCTTTCTGCATTACTTTCCGTCGTGGTTCGTGGGCGTCGCGTTCGCGGCCATCGGTATCGGCGCACTGGTGCCCGCCGCGATCATGTCGATTGCCGCGGCCAATCTCTTCACGCGCAACGTATGGCGGCCGTTCCTGGCGCACCGCTGCACGGCGGCACGCGAGGCGCGGGTGGCAAAACAGGCATCGCTATTCGTCAAGTTTGGCGCGCTGGGTTTCGTGCTGTTCATGCCCGCGCAGTTCGCAATCCAGCTGCAGCTACTCGGTGGCGTATGGATCACGCAGACCTTACCCGCCGTCGTCCTGGGCCTCTTCGTACCCGCCGTGCGTGCGCGCAGCCTGATGGCGGGCTGGGTCATCGGGCTCGGAACGGGTACGTGGATGGTCGCGCAAAGCGGTTTCAGGTCGGCCATTTACACCATTCACCTGGGCGCCCTTGAGATGCCCGTGTATGTCGCTGTGATGGCATTGCTCGCCAACTTCAGCGTCGTGCTTTTGTCGTCTGCAATCCTCACGAAGTCACAGGAAAAGGGAGTCGAAGGTGACCTTCAAAGTTGA
- a CDS encoding class I SAM-dependent methyltransferase, with protein MTFKVDIPRDALVDVDTDTLLSQLAFPSGDIGLAVGELMERVNAALIHAAFGKLDLRVDDRIVEIGSGNGGHIGTVLSRVPGLTFVGLDISPTMTAEARERNALLLARGRVAFTTADVARIPYASATFDKAIAINSVYFWRDLHAGLRELRRVLRDDGQLLIATMTPETSLAMPFSRHGFRIHGPTTFREACFEAGFNHVQIDRHVDRTTVAVTPASERTFFLVRATCM; from the coding sequence GTGACCTTCAAAGTTGATATCCCTCGCGACGCGCTCGTGGACGTGGACACCGATACCCTGCTGTCGCAACTGGCCTTTCCTTCGGGCGACATCGGCCTCGCGGTCGGCGAGCTGATGGAGCGCGTCAACGCCGCGCTGATCCATGCGGCATTTGGCAAGCTCGATCTGCGAGTGGACGACCGCATTGTCGAGATCGGTTCCGGCAACGGCGGTCATATCGGAACGGTGCTCTCGCGCGTGCCGGGGCTCACTTTCGTCGGCCTCGACATTTCGCCGACGATGACCGCCGAGGCGCGCGAGCGCAACGCCCTGTTGCTGGCGCGCGGCCGCGTCGCGTTCACCACTGCGGACGTGGCACGCATTCCTTACGCGAGTGCCACGTTCGACAAGGCCATCGCGATCAACAGTGTCTACTTCTGGCGGGATTTGCACGCCGGCCTGCGCGAACTTCGCCGCGTGCTGCGCGACGACGGCCAGCTGCTGATTGCCACGATGACGCCCGAGACGTCGCTGGCGATGCCGTTCAGCCGGCACGGATTTCGCATCCACGGGCCGACTACATTTCGCGAAGCCTGCTTCGAAGCCGGATTCAATCACGTGCAGATCGACCGCCATGTCGATCGCACGACAGTAGCTGTCACGCCCGCTTCGGAGCGGACGTTTTTTCTGGTTCGCGCCACGTGCATGTAG